From a single Hymenobacter sp. YIM 151500-1 genomic region:
- a CDS encoding SDR family oxidoreductase, with protein sequence MDIRGKVAIITGVSKGIGRATAEALLAQGMVVAGWGRTAPEGLTHERFQFFGCDVRDEVAVQEALMNTQRELGQEIHVLVNNVGLGVAGEVDGFSSDDWKLMFDTNVHGLFYCTKAVLPQMKRQQLGHIINISSIAGTTGIEKMAGYCATKFAVRGFSQSVFKEVRKDGIKVTCFYPGSTQTNFFDDIPGTEANDAMMQPEDIAATIVYALETPFNFHLVDIEMRPLQPKK encoded by the coding sequence ATGGACATACGCGGCAAGGTAGCCATTATCACGGGCGTCAGCAAAGGAATTGGGCGGGCCACGGCCGAGGCCTTGCTGGCCCAAGGCATGGTGGTGGCCGGCTGGGGCCGCACCGCTCCTGAGGGCCTCACGCACGAGCGGTTCCAGTTTTTCGGGTGCGACGTGCGCGACGAGGTGGCCGTGCAGGAGGCCCTGATGAACACGCAGCGGGAGCTGGGCCAGGAAATTCACGTGCTCGTGAACAACGTCGGCCTGGGCGTGGCCGGCGAGGTAGACGGCTTTTCGTCGGACGATTGGAAGCTGATGTTCGATACCAACGTGCACGGCTTGTTTTACTGCACCAAGGCCGTACTGCCGCAGATGAAGCGCCAGCAGCTGGGCCACATCATCAACATCTCATCCATTGCCGGCACCACGGGCATCGAGAAGATGGCCGGCTACTGCGCCACTAAGTTTGCGGTGCGAGGCTTTTCGCAGTCGGTGTTCAAGGAAGTGCGCAAGGATGGCATCAAAGTCACCTGCTTTTACCCTGGCTCCACCCAAACCAACTTCTTCGATGACATCCCCGGCACCGAGGCCAACGACGCCATGATGCAGCCCGAGGACATTGCCGCTACCATCGTCTACGCCCTGGAAACGCCCTTCAACTTCCACCTCGTGGATATTGAAATGCGCCCCTTACAGCCGAAGAAGTGA
- a CDS encoding DUF2807 domain-containing protein — translation MRTQGNAPRRLLRAKRTTGLLPLLALLLAACSKENEAGCFTSTGSIVTERRSLPPFNQLTTYDNVQVTLVQDTATYAEVKAGKNLQEDIRLTVENGHLTVRNTSRCNWVRRYDTPREVTLHVPRLHGLWLWGQADIRTQGTFRADTIFYHLTGSGNYDLTVDSRYLWLDQYELGDIRVRGRADELHLTVGGKGSTYAQGLTARTADFRTNQFSTGNAHLTVTELLSGIHASLGTIFYRPAPTLRTEVQVTGKGKMQAE, via the coding sequence ATGAGGACGCAAGGTAACGCCCCCCGGCGGCTTTTACGTGCGAAACGCACCACGGGGCTGCTCCCGCTGCTGGCCTTGCTGCTGGCCGCCTGTAGCAAAGAAAACGAAGCCGGCTGCTTCACCAGCACCGGCAGCATCGTGACGGAGCGCCGCAGTCTGCCCCCATTCAACCAGCTCACCACCTACGACAACGTGCAGGTGACCTTGGTGCAGGACACGGCAACCTACGCCGAAGTAAAGGCTGGCAAGAACCTGCAAGAAGACATTCGCCTGACGGTCGAGAACGGCCACCTGACCGTCCGCAACACCAGCCGCTGCAACTGGGTGCGCCGCTACGACACGCCCCGCGAAGTCACGCTGCACGTGCCGCGCCTGCACGGCCTTTGGCTGTGGGGGCAGGCTGACATCCGCACCCAGGGCACCTTCCGCGCCGATACCATCTTCTACCACCTCACCGGGTCCGGCAACTACGACCTCACCGTGGACAGCCGCTACCTCTGGCTCGACCAATACGAGCTGGGCGACATCCGGGTGCGGGGCCGCGCCGACGAGCTGCACCTGACCGTGGGCGGCAAGGGCAGCACCTACGCCCAGGGCCTCACGGCCCGCACCGCTGACTTCCGCACCAACCAGTTCAGCACCGGCAACGCCCACCTTACCGTCACCGAGCTGCTCAGCGGCATCCACGCCAGCCTGGGCACCATCTTCTACCGCCCGGCCCCCACCCTGCGCACCGAGGTGCAGGTAACCGGCAAGGGCAAGATGCAGGCGGAGTGA
- a CDS encoding SDR family oxidoreductase, which produces MQKNIVVVTGGSKGIGRALVGRFLQAGYPVVTCARSGADLEALHQAMRAALPDAVLHTLPADLSQQAEARRFTDFVQSLGSVDVLINNTGSFLPGRLQDEPQDGSQLRQMLAVNLLSAYDVTLALLPGLLAQGAGHIFTICSTASITPYPNGGSYGIAKHALLGFTKNLREELKDQGIRVTAVLPGATLTASWEGVDLPAERFIRAEDVAEAVFATYSLSPQAVVEELLIRPQLGDL; this is translated from the coding sequence ATGCAAAAAAATATTGTCGTTGTCACGGGCGGAAGTAAAGGAATCGGGCGGGCACTGGTGGGGCGCTTTCTGCAGGCGGGCTACCCGGTCGTGACCTGTGCCCGCTCAGGAGCCGACCTGGAGGCTCTGCACCAAGCCATGCGCGCAGCACTACCGGATGCCGTGCTCCACACCCTGCCCGCCGACCTCAGCCAGCAAGCCGAGGCTCGGCGCTTCACCGATTTTGTGCAGAGCCTTGGCTCGGTGGATGTCCTCATCAATAATACCGGCTCCTTTCTGCCCGGCCGTCTGCAAGATGAGCCTCAGGATGGCTCCCAGCTGCGGCAGATGCTGGCTGTGAACCTGCTCAGCGCCTACGATGTAACCCTGGCCCTGCTGCCGGGCCTGCTGGCCCAGGGCGCGGGCCACATTTTTACCATCTGCTCCACGGCCAGCATCACGCCCTATCCCAATGGCGGCTCCTACGGCATTGCCAAGCACGCCCTGCTAGGCTTCACCAAGAACCTGCGCGAGGAGCTGAAAGACCAGGGCATCCGCGTCACGGCTGTGCTGCCCGGCGCCACGCTCACCGCCAGCTGGGAAGGCGTGGACCTGCCCGCCGAGCGATTCATCCGCGCCGAGGACGTAGCCGAAGCCGTTTTCGCCACCTATTCCCTCTCGCCCCAAGCCGTAGTCGAGGAGCTACTGATTCGTCCGCAGCTGGGGGACTTGTAA